The genomic DNA GGCGTGGACGATGATCACGAGCGGAAACATCGGCGCCATCTGTGATTCGACGAGCAACGGGATGTCCTCGACGATCACCGCGTCCGCAGGTGCGGCGTCGATCAGCTCCTGACGTCGCCTGCCGACCAACGGGTGCACGATGCCGTTGAGGGTGGCCCGCTTGGCGTCGTCGCTGAACGCGACCGCTGCCAGCGCGGGCCGGTCCAGCGCGCCGTCGGGGCGCAGGATGTCCTCGCCGAAGGCCTCGACCAGCTTGGCGAGCCCCTCGGTTCCGGGCTCGACGACCTCGCGGGCGATCACGTCGCCGTCGACGACGATGCCGCCGAGTTCACCGAACGTCTTGGACACCGTCGACTTGCCGGCACCGATACCGCCGGACAGACCAATTCGCAGCACGGCACCAGTCTGTCAGGGGCGCCGAAACGGCGAACGCCCCGGCTCCAAGAGCCGGGGCGTTCGTCGTACTGGCCGTGGTTAGGCGTTGCCTGCAAGCTTCTCGCGCAGCGCTGCCAACTGAGCGTCGCTGGCGAGCGTGCCGCCGGTCGACTCCTCCGGGCGGGAGGACGACGAAGACGACGTCGTGCCGGCGTTGGCGGGCCTGCTGGCCGCCTCCGCGTCGGCAGCGGCGAACTTCTCCATCTGCGCAGTGTGCATCTTGTGGCGGCGCTCGGCCTCGGCGTACCGGGCCTCCCACTCGTCACGCTGCTTCTCGAAGCCCTCGAGCCACTCGTTGGTCTCGGCGTCGAAGCCCTCGGGGAAGATGTAGTTGCCCGCTTCGTCGTAGCTGTCGGCCATGCCGTACTTCGACGGGTCGAACTCCTCGGTGTAGTCCTCGTTGGCCTGCTTGAGGCTCAGCGAGATCCGGCGACGCTCGAGGTCGATGTCGATGACCTTGACCATCGCGTCGTCGCCGACCTGGACCACCTGGTCCGGGACCTCGACGTGACGCTCGGACAGCTCGGAGATGTGCACCAGGCCCTCGATGCCCTCCTCGACGCGGACGAACGCACCGAACGGCACCAGCTTGGTGACCTTGCCGGGCACGATCTGACCGATTGCGTGGGTGCGGGCGAAGTGGCGCCACGGATCTTCCTGAGTCGCCTTGAGCGACAGCGAAACCCGCTCGCGGTCCATGTCGACGTCGAGGACCTCGACCGTGACCTCGTCGCCCACCTGGACGACCTCGGACGGATGGTCGATGTGCTTCCAGGACAGCTCGGAGACGTGCACCAGGCCGTCGACGCCGCCGAGATCGACGAACGCGCCGAAGTTGACGATGGAGCTGACGACACCCTTGCGGATGGCGCCCTTCTGCAGCTGGTTGAGGAACTCGCTGCGCACCTCGGACTGGGTCTGCTCCAGCCAGGCGCGGCGGCTCAGCACCACGTTGTTGCGGTTCTTGTCCAGCTCGATGATCTTCGCCTCGATCTCACGACCGATGTACGGCTGCAGATCGCGGACGCGACGCATCTCCACCAGCGACGCGGGCAGGAAGCCACGCAGGCCGATGTCCAGGATCAGGCCGCCCTTGACGACCTCGATGACGGTGCCCTTGACGGCCTCGTCCTTCTCCTTGAGTTCTTCGATCGTGCCCCAGGCGCGCTCGTACTGAGCCCGCTTCTTGGACAGGATCAGACGGCCTTCCTTGTCCTCCTTGGTGAGGACCAGCGCTTCGACCTCGTCGCCGACGGACACAACCTCTGAGGGGTCCACGTCGTGCTTGATCGAGAGTTCGCGGGAAGGAATGACGCCTTCGGTCTTGTAACCGATGTCGAGCAAGACCTCGTCGCGGTCCACCTTGACGATGGTCCCCTCGACGATGTCGCCATCGTTGAAGTACTTGATGGTCTTGTCGATCGCGGCGAGAAAGTCCTCAGCCGAGCCAATGTCGTTGATGGCTACTTGCGGCGAGGTGATGGAGGGACTTGGCATATGGTGGGTGGCTCCGGACAGGTTTAATAGTAGGGACGTATTCATTGCTCCGGCGCGGGTGCGCCGAGATGTGACACTGCACCCGTGATCTTGCACATACGAGTACCCATCGAGGGTACTCGACTGAGGACACGCTGGACAAACCCGGTCCCACGCACCGTTACCCTGCACCCGTGCACAACCCTTCGCCCGCCTTGCCGCCGCACCTGCCGATGCCGGCTCTGCCGAGGCGGATCCGCAAAGTCGGTGCACCGATCGGCGTCCTCATCCTGCTCGGCCTCATCGCCGGCTTGATCGTCATCGGGTTGACCGCGCTCAATCCGGTCGGCACCGCCATCGGTTTCGTGCTGTCCACGGTCGCGATCGCCGTCGTCGTGCTGGCCTACGTGTGGCTCGACCGCTGGGAGCCCGAGCCCCCGCGCCTACTGATCCTCGCCTTCCTGTGGGGTGCGTCGGTCGCCGTCATCGTGTCGATCGTCCTGAGCCTGTGGTTCGAGACGCTGGTCAACCCTGGCGCGGTGGAGACCGCGTCGGTCAGCTTCGTGTCGGTCGCGGTCGGTGCGCCGCTGATCGAGGAGGCCGCCAAGGGAGCGTTCCTGCTGGTGATGCTCACGGGGCGCCGACGGCACGAGATGAACTCGCTCACCGACTGCCTCGTCTACGCGGGCCTGGTCGGCGCGGGCTTCGCCTGGCTCGAGGACATCCTGTACATCGCGAACGGCGAGTCGCTCGGCGAAGCGCTGGTAACCGCCGCCATGCGGCTGATCATGGCGCCGTTCGCCCATCCGCTGTTCACCACGATGTTCGGCATCGGCGTCTACTTCGCGATGAACCGACGCGGCGTGGCGGCCAAGGCGGGCTTCCTGCTGCTCGGGTACGCAGGCGCGGTCGTCATGCACGGGTTGTGGAACGCCTCGTCGCTGATGGGCGCCGAGGCGTACTTCGGCGTCTACGTGCTGTGGATGGTGCCGATCTTCGCGCTCGCGATCGTCCTCGGAGTGAACAGCCGCCGCCGGGAGCAGCGCATCGTCTCCGCCAAGCTGCCCGGCATGGTGACCGCCGGCCTCGTCACACCTGCCGAGGCCACCTGGCTCGGCTCCATGCAAGCCCGCAAGCACGCCGTCGCCGCGGCTCGCGGAATCCACGGCAAACCCGGCGCCACCGCAGTCGGCGCCTTCGCCGCGCAGGTCGTCGAACTCGCCTTCGTCAAGGACAGGATCGACCGTGGATTCGGCGATCAGCGGGTGCACGCGCTGCTGGCCGAGGAGTCATACGCGGTACACGCCGCGCGAGCAGCCGCCCCGACGCTGCAGTGGCTGGCCGGTTACCGCGCGCCCGGACGGTGAGGCTCTCCGAGGCCGCGGTCCCAGCCGTCTCCTAGGTTCGCGTCGTAGCGTGCGCCCGTGATCCAACACATCGCCAATTACGCGGGCATCGCCGTCCTGGCCGCCTCCGGCGCCGTGGTGGGGATCCGCAAGGGATTCGACCTCTTCGGCATCGCCACGATGGCGGTGCTCACCGGCGTCGGCGGCGGCGTCCTGCGCGACGTGCTCCTCGACATCGACCCGCCCAGCTCCCTGCAGCATTGGCCCGACGTGACCTTGTGCGTCGCGGTGTCCATCGTCACCACCGTCTTCGCCAAGCTGGTGATCCGGCTCAACCAGCTGGTCACGGTCCTCGACGCCGTCGGCATGGGCTTCTTCGCGACGTCGGGGGCGGCGATCTCCGTCGACCACGGTGCGAGCTGGTTCGCGGCGGCCCTGCTCGGAGCGGTGTCCGCCGTGGCGGGCAGCGTGCTGCGCGACGTCGTGGCCGGCGACGTGCCGATCGTGATGGGCCCCGACGACATGTACGCCGCGCCCGCCGTGCTCGGGTCCGTCATCTACGTCGTCGTCGACCATGGCGGGTCGCAGTGGCTGGGCGTGGTGGCGGGATCGCTGGTGGCCACGCTGCTGCGACTGGCCGCCATCACGTTCCACTGGCGGCTACCGACGGGTCCGCGCGAGCTGATCTCCCACGAACACCGTCACCGAACGGTCGCGGCCCCTCAGTGCGCGGCGGCGTCCCAGCTCCGGCCGTATCCCACCGACACCTCGAGCGGGACGTCGAGCGGGTAGGCGCCGCCCATCTCCTTGCGCACCAGTTCCTCGAGTACCTCGTGCTCGCCGTCGGCCACCTCGAACAGCAATTCGTCGTGCACCTGCAGCAGCATCCTCGACGTCAGACCGGCTTCTGCGATGGCGCTCTCGACGTTGACCATCGCGACCTTGATGATGTCGGCGGCGCTGCCCTGGATCGGGGCATTGAGCGCGGCCCGCTCGGCGGCCTCGCGGACGTTGCGGTTG from Mycolicibacterium arabiense includes the following:
- the rpsA gene encoding 30S ribosomal protein S1, giving the protein MPSPSITSPQVAINDIGSAEDFLAAIDKTIKYFNDGDIVEGTIVKVDRDEVLLDIGYKTEGVIPSRELSIKHDVDPSEVVSVGDEVEALVLTKEDKEGRLILSKKRAQYERAWGTIEELKEKDEAVKGTVIEVVKGGLILDIGLRGFLPASLVEMRRVRDLQPYIGREIEAKIIELDKNRNNVVLSRRAWLEQTQSEVRSEFLNQLQKGAIRKGVVSSIVNFGAFVDLGGVDGLVHVSELSWKHIDHPSEVVQVGDEVTVEVLDVDMDRERVSLSLKATQEDPWRHFARTHAIGQIVPGKVTKLVPFGAFVRVEEGIEGLVHISELSERHVEVPDQVVQVGDDAMVKVIDIDLERRRISLSLKQANEDYTEEFDPSKYGMADSYDEAGNYIFPEGFDAETNEWLEGFEKQRDEWEARYAEAERRHKMHTAQMEKFAAADAEAASRPANAGTTSSSSSSRPEESTGGTLASDAQLAALREKLAGNA
- a CDS encoding PrsW family intramembrane metalloprotease → MPALPRRIRKVGAPIGVLILLGLIAGLIVIGLTALNPVGTAIGFVLSTVAIAVVVLAYVWLDRWEPEPPRLLILAFLWGASVAVIVSIVLSLWFETLVNPGAVETASVSFVSVAVGAPLIEEAAKGAFLLVMLTGRRRHEMNSLTDCLVYAGLVGAGFAWLEDILYIANGESLGEALVTAAMRLIMAPFAHPLFTTMFGIGVYFAMNRRGVAAKAGFLLLGYAGAVVMHGLWNASSLMGAEAYFGVYVLWMVPIFALAIVLGVNSRRREQRIVSAKLPGMVTAGLVTPAEATWLGSMQARKHAVAAARGIHGKPGATAVGAFAAQVVELAFVKDRIDRGFGDQRVHALLAEESYAVHAARAAAPTLQWLAGYRAPGR
- a CDS encoding trimeric intracellular cation channel family protein encodes the protein MIQHIANYAGIAVLAASGAVVGIRKGFDLFGIATMAVLTGVGGGVLRDVLLDIDPPSSLQHWPDVTLCVAVSIVTTVFAKLVIRLNQLVTVLDAVGMGFFATSGAAISVDHGASWFAAALLGAVSAVAGSVLRDVVAGDVPIVMGPDDMYAAPAVLGSVIYVVVDHGGSQWLGVVAGSLVATLLRLAAITFHWRLPTGPRELISHEHRHRTVAAPQCAAASQLRPYPTDTSSGTSSG